The Blastococcus sp. HT6-4 genome window below encodes:
- a CDS encoding alpha/beta fold hydrolase: MPVEQVRETRVVHGHRRAFIRAGSGPAVLLLHGIGNNCQTWAGVIDGLAQSHTVIAPDLLGHGESDKPRGDYSLAAYANGMRDLLTVLDIERATVVGHSLGGGIALQFAYQFPERCQRLALVGSGGLGPELSAGLRAATLPGAELVLGALAGVSGPLRLGMRAVDLLGGLVGLCQVRDLAEAGDALLGLRDAEARRAFLRTLRGVVDSRGQAVTALDRLYLADAIPMLVVWGDRDPIVPSVHAETVATLVPSARVEIFAGAGHWPHLDQPERFCEVLLDFIAGTEPAAHDLDSWRALLAQNWDGVPRPVAR, encoded by the coding sequence GTGCCGGTCGAGCAGGTCCGCGAGACGCGCGTCGTCCACGGGCACCGGCGCGCCTTCATCCGGGCCGGGAGCGGGCCGGCGGTGCTCCTGCTGCACGGGATCGGGAACAACTGCCAGACCTGGGCGGGCGTCATCGACGGGCTGGCGCAGTCGCACACGGTGATCGCGCCGGACCTGCTGGGGCACGGGGAGTCCGACAAGCCGCGCGGCGACTACTCGCTCGCCGCCTACGCCAACGGCATGCGCGACCTGCTGACGGTCCTCGACATCGAACGGGCGACCGTCGTCGGGCACTCGCTGGGCGGGGGCATCGCCCTGCAGTTCGCCTACCAGTTCCCCGAACGCTGCCAGCGCCTGGCGCTGGTGGGCAGCGGTGGGCTGGGCCCCGAGCTCTCGGCCGGGCTGCGGGCCGCGACCCTGCCGGGCGCGGAACTGGTGCTCGGCGCCCTGGCCGGCGTCTCGGGCCCGCTGCGCCTGGGCATGCGGGCGGTCGACCTGCTCGGCGGCCTCGTGGGGCTGTGCCAGGTCCGTGACCTCGCCGAGGCCGGGGACGCCCTGCTAGGCCTCCGGGACGCCGAGGCGCGGCGAGCGTTCCTGCGGACGCTGCGCGGCGTCGTCGACTCGCGCGGCCAGGCGGTGACCGCCCTCGACCGCCTCTACCTGGCCGACGCGATCCCGATGCTGGTCGTCTGGGGCGACCGGGACCCGATCGTGCCGTCGGTGCACGCCGAGACGGTCGCGACCCTGGTGCCCAGCGCCCGGGTCGAGATCTTCGCCGGAGCGGGGCACTGGCCGCACCTGGACCAGCCCGAACGGTTCTGCGAGGTGCTGCTCGACTTCATCGCCGGGACCGAGCCGGCGGCGCACGACCTGGACAGCTGGCGGGCGCTGCTCGCCCAGAACTGGGACGGCGTCCCCCGGCCCGTCGCGCGGTGA